In Electrophorus electricus isolate fEleEle1 chromosome 6, fEleEle1.pri, whole genome shotgun sequence, a single genomic region encodes these proteins:
- the rad51d gene encoding DNA repair protein RAD51 homolog 4 isoform X1, which translates to MRCKGVMVILREGICPGLTEEIIKALQAEDIRTVEDLVSSDAEELAQKCSVSYKALVAFRRVLLAQHAAFPVAGLDLYDELLSSTSILSTGNPSVDKLLDSGLYTGEITELAGGPATGKTQLCFSVAVSIAHEHKQNVLYICTNGGMCASRLLQMLQARTVKTDEQTYALQRIQVFQVFDVFSLLSCLQHLRAAGLQSSTVAGGSVKAVIVDSVSAVLSCMLGGKQNEGMSLMMQVAAELKMIAKDFNTAVLVTNHVTRDGRGQLKAGLGQSWSHVPRTRLLLQRVDRPGAPHGLRTATLTKSSRQVSAGLGFCSPPQYLTDNAEALETAVNTARLVLMGYHASLYMKRKFSTAFHSLQVLSVK; encoded by the exons ATGCGATGTAAAG GTGTCATGGTGATACTAAGAGAAGGCATTTGTCCGGGGTTAACGGAGGAAATCATCAAGGCTCTACAAGCCGAGGACATTAGAACAG TTGAGGATCTTGTCTCATCTGATGCAGAGGAACTGGCACAGAAATGCTCGGTGTCTTACAAG GCCTTGGTGGCTTTTCGGCGGGTGCTCCTGGCTCAGCATGCAGCGTTTCCAGTGGCAGGCTTAGACCTCTATGATGAGCTACTGAGCTCCACTTCCATCCTGTCCACAGGGAACCCCAG TGTGGATAAGCTGCTCGACTCTGGTCTGTACACGGGAGAGATCACAGAGCTGGCTGGAGGTCCAGCAACAGGCAAAACACAA TTGTGTTTCAGTGTAGCTGTCAGCATAGCACATGAGCACAAGCAGAACGTCCTGTACATCTGTACGAATGGTGGGATGTGTGCCAGCCGGCTGCTTCAGATGCTCCAAGCCAGAACTGTAAAGACGGATGAGCAG ACGTACGCTCTTCAGAGGATCCAGGTGTTCCAAGTGTTTGATGTGTTCTCCTTACTGTCCTGCCTTCAGCATCTAAGAGCCGCTGGTCTCCAGAGC AGCACTGTCGCAGGAGGTTCAGTCAAAGCTGTGATTGTGGATTCCGTCTCTGCCGTGCTCTCCTGTATGCTTGGAGGAAAACAGAACGAAG GCATGTCCTTGATGATGCAGGTTGCTGCAGAGCTAAAGATGATAGCCAAAGACTTTAATACAGCTGTTTTG GTGACCAACCATGTGACAAGAGATGGTAGAGGTCAGCTGAAGGCAGGGCTGGGCCAGTCATGGAGTCACGTTCCACGCACACGGCTCCTCCTGCAGCGAGTGGACCGGCCTGGAGCGCCTCACGGACTTCGCACAGCTACTCTGACCAAATCCTCACGACAGGTTAGTGCTGGGTTGGGCTTCTGTTCCCCCCCCCAGTACTTAACGGACAATGCTGAAGCTTTGGAAACTGCAGTGAATACGGCACGTTTGGTGTTAATGGGTTATCATGcaagtttatatatgaaacGCAAATTCTCTACAGCTTTTCATAGTCTACAAGTTTTATCTGTCAAATGA
- the rad51d gene encoding DNA repair protein RAD51 homolog 4 isoform X2 gives MVILREGICPGLTEEIIKALQAEDIRTVEDLVSSDAEELAQKCSVSYKALVAFRRVLLAQHAAFPVAGLDLYDELLSSTSILSTGNPSVDKLLDSGLYTGEITELAGGPATGKTQLCFSVAVSIAHEHKQNVLYICTNGGMCASRLLQMLQARTVKTDEQTYALQRIQVFQVFDVFSLLSCLQHLRAAGLQSSTVAGGSVKAVIVDSVSAVLSCMLGGKQNEGMSLMMQVAAELKMIAKDFNTAVLVTNHVTRDGRGQLKAGLGQSWSHVPRTRLLLQRVDRPGAPHGLRTATLTKSSRQVSAGLGFCSPPQYLTDNAEALETAVNTARLVLMGYHASLYMKRKFSTAFHSLQVLSVK, from the exons ATGGTGATACTAAGAGAAGGCATTTGTCCGGGGTTAACGGAGGAAATCATCAAGGCTCTACAAGCCGAGGACATTAGAACAG TTGAGGATCTTGTCTCATCTGATGCAGAGGAACTGGCACAGAAATGCTCGGTGTCTTACAAG GCCTTGGTGGCTTTTCGGCGGGTGCTCCTGGCTCAGCATGCAGCGTTTCCAGTGGCAGGCTTAGACCTCTATGATGAGCTACTGAGCTCCACTTCCATCCTGTCCACAGGGAACCCCAG TGTGGATAAGCTGCTCGACTCTGGTCTGTACACGGGAGAGATCACAGAGCTGGCTGGAGGTCCAGCAACAGGCAAAACACAA TTGTGTTTCAGTGTAGCTGTCAGCATAGCACATGAGCACAAGCAGAACGTCCTGTACATCTGTACGAATGGTGGGATGTGTGCCAGCCGGCTGCTTCAGATGCTCCAAGCCAGAACTGTAAAGACGGATGAGCAG ACGTACGCTCTTCAGAGGATCCAGGTGTTCCAAGTGTTTGATGTGTTCTCCTTACTGTCCTGCCTTCAGCATCTAAGAGCCGCTGGTCTCCAGAGC AGCACTGTCGCAGGAGGTTCAGTCAAAGCTGTGATTGTGGATTCCGTCTCTGCCGTGCTCTCCTGTATGCTTGGAGGAAAACAGAACGAAG GCATGTCCTTGATGATGCAGGTTGCTGCAGAGCTAAAGATGATAGCCAAAGACTTTAATACAGCTGTTTTG GTGACCAACCATGTGACAAGAGATGGTAGAGGTCAGCTGAAGGCAGGGCTGGGCCAGTCATGGAGTCACGTTCCACGCACACGGCTCCTCCTGCAGCGAGTGGACCGGCCTGGAGCGCCTCACGGACTTCGCACAGCTACTCTGACCAAATCCTCACGACAGGTTAGTGCTGGGTTGGGCTTCTGTTCCCCCCCCCAGTACTTAACGGACAATGCTGAAGCTTTGGAAACTGCAGTGAATACGGCACGTTTGGTGTTAATGGGTTATCATGcaagtttatatatgaaacGCAAATTCTCTACAGCTTTTCATAGTCTACAAGTTTTATCTGTCAAATGA
- the rad51d gene encoding DNA repair protein RAD51 homolog 4 isoform X3 has product MRCKGVMVILREGICPGLTEEIIKALQAEDIRTVEDLVSSDAEELAQKCSVSYKALVAFRRVLLAQHAAFPVAGLDLYDELLSSTSILSTGNPSVDKLLDSGLYTGEITELAGGPATGKTQLCFSVAVSIAHEHKQNVLYICTNGGMCASRLLQMLQARTVKTDEQTYALQRIQVFQVFDVFSLLSCLQHLRAAGLQSSTVAGGSVKAVIVDSVSAVLSCMLGGKQNEGMSLMMQVAAELKMIAKDFNTAVLVTNHVTRDGRGQLKAGLGQSWSHVPRTRLLLQRVDRPGAPHGLRTATLTKSSRQPCHLMEEFSLSQQSGEALQSGFSGKRKLNTEA; this is encoded by the exons ATGCGATGTAAAG GTGTCATGGTGATACTAAGAGAAGGCATTTGTCCGGGGTTAACGGAGGAAATCATCAAGGCTCTACAAGCCGAGGACATTAGAACAG TTGAGGATCTTGTCTCATCTGATGCAGAGGAACTGGCACAGAAATGCTCGGTGTCTTACAAG GCCTTGGTGGCTTTTCGGCGGGTGCTCCTGGCTCAGCATGCAGCGTTTCCAGTGGCAGGCTTAGACCTCTATGATGAGCTACTGAGCTCCACTTCCATCCTGTCCACAGGGAACCCCAG TGTGGATAAGCTGCTCGACTCTGGTCTGTACACGGGAGAGATCACAGAGCTGGCTGGAGGTCCAGCAACAGGCAAAACACAA TTGTGTTTCAGTGTAGCTGTCAGCATAGCACATGAGCACAAGCAGAACGTCCTGTACATCTGTACGAATGGTGGGATGTGTGCCAGCCGGCTGCTTCAGATGCTCCAAGCCAGAACTGTAAAGACGGATGAGCAG ACGTACGCTCTTCAGAGGATCCAGGTGTTCCAAGTGTTTGATGTGTTCTCCTTACTGTCCTGCCTTCAGCATCTAAGAGCCGCTGGTCTCCAGAGC AGCACTGTCGCAGGAGGTTCAGTCAAAGCTGTGATTGTGGATTCCGTCTCTGCCGTGCTCTCCTGTATGCTTGGAGGAAAACAGAACGAAG GCATGTCCTTGATGATGCAGGTTGCTGCAGAGCTAAAGATGATAGCCAAAGACTTTAATACAGCTGTTTTG GTGACCAACCATGTGACAAGAGATGGTAGAGGTCAGCTGAAGGCAGGGCTGGGCCAGTCATGGAGTCACGTTCCACGCACACGGCTCCTCCTGCAGCGAGTGGACCGGCCTGGAGCGCCTCACGGACTTCGCACAGCTACTCTGACCAAATCCTCACGACAG
- the tmem248 gene encoding transmembrane protein 248: MVFLLNPLENLKTYISNRPPLVIFMVSVSAVAITFLTIGYFFKIKEIKSPEMTEDWNTFLLRFNELDFCISENETLKHSLNESTTPESTVTSGQSRSSTQSPLVLEDPGPINISVPITLTLDPLRPFGGYSRNITHLYATVVGQQVGLAGREAHEEMNITFTLPASWNSDDCVLHGHCEQVVFSTCMTITAASNVFPVTVQPPHCVPETYSNATSWYKIFTTARDSDTKYTQDYNPFWCYKGAIGKVYHALNPKLTVIVPDDDRSLINLHLMHTSYFLFVMVITMFCYAVIKGRPGKVRQTNPDFCPEKVALSDG; encoded by the exons ATG gtgttctTGTTAAATCCTCTGGAGAATTTGAAGACCTACATAAGTAACCGTCCTCCACTGGTCATATTTATGGTCAGTGTAAGTGCAGTGGCCATAACTTTCCTCACAATTGGATATTTCTTCAAAATCAAGGAGATTAAATCACCTGAAATGACAgag GACTGGAACACTTTTCTCCTCCGCTTCAACGAGCTCGACTTCTGCATCTCGGAGAACGAGACGCTCAAGCATAGCCTGAATGAGTCCACGACCCCAGAGAGCACAGTGACCAGCGGGCAGTCGCGCTCCAGCACTCAGTCCCCCCTGGTGCTGGAGGACCCAGGTCCCATCAACATCTCTGTCCCCATCACCCTCACACTGGACCCCCTGAGGCCGTTTGGGGGCTACTCACGCAACATCACCCACCTGTATGCCACCGTGGTGGGCCAGCAGGTTGGCCTTGCAG GCAGGGAAGCCCATGAAGAGATGAACATAACCTTCACGCTTCCCGCGTCCTGGAACTCTGATGACTGCGTCCTGCACGGCCATTGTGAGCAGGTGGTCTTCAGCACCTGCATGACGATCACTGCAGCCAGCAATGTCTTCCCCGTCACAGT ACAGCCACCTCACTGTGTCCCGGAGACGTACAGCAATGCGACGTCCTGGTACAAGATCTTCACTACAGCCCGGGACTCGGACACCAAGTACACACAGGACTATAACCCTTTCTGGTGTTACAAAGGTGCCATCGGCAAGGTGTACCACGCTCTGAACCCCAAGCTCACAGTCATTGTACCAGAc GATGACCGCTCTCTCATCAACCTGCACCTAATGCACACCAGCTACTTCCTGTTTGTGATGGTGATTACTATGTTCTGTTACGCTGTCATTAAGGGTAGACCTGGTAAAGTAAGACAGACCAACCCAGATTTCTGTCCAGAAAAG GTGGCTTTGTCAGATGGATAA